From a single Eriocheir sinensis breed Jianghai 21 chromosome 18, ASM2467909v1, whole genome shotgun sequence genomic region:
- the LOC127000168 gene encoding uncharacterized protein LOC127000168 — protein sequence MQGSSTNKSRSLSQAAAVAFVSAAVRKMRTNGLLVAVLVLAGGAGVHSGQQQQTDPVEPQEPQYFTCNQNEVCIYWPQCYEGVVNKGGIGIINPRTPEPIPSNYTDARPCEDIGRLCCVDPDKKPEPIGAVCDLHHLCVPKEQCYNGEINTSGVGLIDQRVSPPKCINPEYPDVHAVCCKRPEPLPLVTCPAAHETCRLPAECDIAVGTYDTAAVGCYVDPATGVDVGVCCSPPKVQLCSRGHVCVTYEQCTEQGTVNTDGAGIINPRIYDRCDLAGGGQGMCCKEPPIIDVHPPVLKCSQEGHLQNQRVLQGRLPLGTPRLHGGMMKLDSTGCAINVELVGVCCTKKVLEPLDSCPKDSVCLPEPLCQGISQTNVIPHSCLLSGTGYSNPGICCAHIEIVEPPTPLECGVGSADIATRIKNTHLLDTQSKFAEFPWMGIVFFRNQTYKCGAVLVDDLWVLTAAHCVAGFKPNDIRVRLGEYQVDYFDAKYPYEDYDITSITVHPKFNSANLHNDVAVLKLDRPVTYRNHINRVCLPPPDRNHAAGTECVATGWGKDAFDGGKYQVILKKVTLPVVPYDTCQNNLRKTRLGLFFTLDKSFVCAGGKAGQDACTGDGGGPLMCLNPNNNRYELYGLTAWGIGCGVEGNPGVYVNVPYFMDWIYGIMSPTPEQQQQHSAGPYGK from the exons ATGCAAGGTTCAAGCACCAATAAAAGCCGCTCTCTGTCCCAAGCAGCAGCAGTTGCCTTCGTCTCAGCGGCCGTCAGGAAG ATGAGGACCAACGGGCTGCTCGTGGCTGTGCTGGTGctggcggggggggcgggggtgcaCTCGGGCCAGCAGCAGCAGACTGACCCGGTCGAGCCGCAGGAGCCACAGTACTTTACCTGTAACCAA AATGAGGTGTGCATCTATTGGCCGCAGTGCTACGAGGGCGTCGTCAACAAGGGCGGCATCGGAATCATCAACCCACGCACGCCCGAACCCATCCCCAGCAAC TACACTGACGCCCGCCCATGTGAGGACATCGGGAGGCTGTGTTGCGTCGACCCTGACAAGAAGCCCGAGCCTATCGGCGCAGTGTGTGACCTCCACCACCTCTGCGTCCCGAAGGAGCAATGCTACAATGGCGAAATCAACACCTCCGGCGTCGGCCTCATAGACCAGCGCGTCAGTCCCCCCAAG tGTATCAACCCCGAGTACCCGGACGTGCATGCTGTGTGTTGCAAACGTCCCGAGCCGTTGCCTCTGGTCACCTGCCCCGCCGCCCACGAGACCTGTCGCCTCCCCGCAGAGTGTGACATTGCCGTCGGCACCTACGATACCGCAGCTGTG GGCTGCTACGTGGACCCGGCGACAGGCGTGGACGTCGGCGTGTGCTGCAGTCCCCCGAAGGTGCAGCTTTGCAGCCGTGGTCACGTGTGTGTGACCTACGAGCAGTGCACCGAGCAGGGTACCGTCAACACCGACGGCGCAGGCATCATCAACCCCCGAATCTATGAC AGGTGTGACCTGGCTGGAGGAGGGCAGGGTATGTGCTGCAAGGAGCCTCCGATAATAGATGTCCACCCGCCAGTCCTGAAGTGCTCCCAAGAGGGCCATCTGCAAAACCAACGTGTTTTGCAAGGCAGACTCCCTCTCGGCACCCCAAGGTTACACGGAGGTATGATGAAGCTTGATTCTACA GGCTGTGCAATTAACGTCGAGCTGGTGGGTGTTTGCTGCACGAAGAAAGTTTTGGAGCCATTGGACTCTTGTCCCAAGGACTCCGTGTGTCTACCAGAGCCTCTGTGTCAGGGCATCTCGCAGACCAACGTCATTCCCCATTCGTGTTTACTGAGTGGTACCGGCTACTCCAACCCCGGTATTTGCTGTGCCCACATCGAAATAGTTGAACCGCCTACCCCGCTCGAGTGTGGTGTAGGCAGTGCTGATATTGCTACGCGTATAAAGAACACGCACCTCCTTGACACTCAGAGCAAGTTTGCAGAGTTCCCGTGGATGGGCATCGTCTTTTTCAGGAACCAGACGTACAAGTGCGGCGCCGTCCTGGTGGACGACCTCTGGGTGCTCACCGCGGCTCACTGTGTTGCCGGGTTCAAGCCCAACGACATAAGAGTGCGTCTTGGGGAGTACCAGGTGGACTACTTCGACGCCAAATATCCGTACGAGGACTACGACATCACCAGCATCACGGTGCACCCCAAATTCAACTCTGCCAACTTGCACAATGACGTGGCCGTGCTGAAGCTGGACAGACCTGTCACCTACCGCAACCACATCAACAGAGTCTGCCTCCCGCCGCCAGACCGCAACCACGCCGCCGGCACGGAGTGTGTCGCCACAGGCTGGGGCAAGGATGCTTTCGACGGTGGCAAGTACCAGGTCATCCTTAAGAAGGTAACTCTACCCGTCGTTCCTTATGACACTTGTCAGAACAATCTGAGGAAAACCAGACTGGGACTCTTCTTTACTCTGGACAAATCCTTCGTCTGCGCCGGCGGGAAGGCTGGCCAGGACGCGTGTACCGGTGACGGCGGCGGCCCCCTCATGTGCCTCAACCCGAACAATAACCGCTACGAGCTGTACGGCTTGACGGCGTGGGGCATTGGATGCGGCGTTGAGGGCAACCCCGGCGTGTATGTGAACGTGCCTTACTTCATGGACTGGATCTACGGCATCATGAGCCCCACgccggagcagcagcagcagcactccgCGGGGCCCTACGGCAAGTGA